A DNA window from Hevea brasiliensis isolate MT/VB/25A 57/8 chromosome 2, ASM3005281v1, whole genome shotgun sequence contains the following coding sequences:
- the LOC131177949 gene encoding glycine-rich cell wall structural protein 1-like encodes MASILISKFFKVARISVVSGEGADGWTVKFVILDSKDFKMDKMSAENCGVEVGCGSAGAKVVGFAVPGVSGCCCAGSGEWVSRIGVSFGGSDCGERGVGGMRGGIWLGGGGGDWGGGDCGNGGVCGGGD; translated from the exons ATGGcttcaattttgatttctaagtttttCAAGGTAGCAAGAATTTCTGTGGTATCAGGTGAGGGAGcagatggttggacagtgaaaTTTGTTATTCTGGATTCCAAGGATTTTAAGATGGATAAAATGTCTGCTGAAAACTGTGGGGTAGAGGTTGGTTGTGGTTCTGCTGGTGCAAAAGTGGTGGGGTTTGCAGTACCTGGGGTATCAGGGTGCTGCT GCGCAGGTTCTGGGGAATGGGTGTCGAGAATTGGTGTTTCATTTGGCGGCTCAGATTGCGGCGAGAGGGGAGTCGGCGGAATGAGAGGTGGTATTTGGCTTGGGGGCGGGGGCGGTGACTGGGGTGGTGGTGATTGTGGTAATGGCGGCGTTTGTGGTGGTGGGGACTGA
- the LOC110633825 gene encoding uncharacterized protein LOC110633825, which translates to MTGILGFRNLSPKTKNLVVAGGLSAFVLGVYFYTMRAVGGTDELQVAIDKFEGQKSKQDA; encoded by the coding sequence ATGACTGGAATCTTGGGATTCAGGAACCTTTCACCGAAGACTAAGAATTTGGTAGTTGCTGGTGGCTTGTCAGCATTTGTCTTGGGGGTATATTTTTACACTATGAGAGCTGTTGGTGGTACAGATGAGCTTCAGGTTGCTATAGATAAGTTTGAAGGACAGAAAAGCAAGCAGGATGCTTGA
- the LOC110633824 gene encoding uncharacterized protein LOC110633824, with translation MDHIAALEQQMVSERLRRKLDEVNTSAQTHLSPVQDHINFTLQQAYFKCAYECFDRRRKQEEIGNCVEHCSVPVLKAQQQFENEMSKFQERLNRSLMVCQDKFEAAKLQQVGSEAVNALESCVDQSIQDNIKALPHLVGRLKTSLAISD, from the exons ATGGATCACATAGCAGCACTTGAACAGCAAATGGTATCAGAGAGATTGAGAAGGAAGCTTGACGAAGTCAATACATCTGCACAGACCCATCTCTCTCCTGTCCAAGACCACATCAATTTCACTCTTCAG CAAGCATACTTCAAATGTGCATATGAATGCTTTGATAGGAGAAGAAAGCAAGAAGAGATTGGCAATTGTGTTGAACATTGCAGCGTCCCAGTTCTTAAAGCTCAGCAACAATTTGAGAACGAGATGAGCAaatttcaa GAAAGGTTGAATAGGTCTTTGATGGTCTGCCAGGACAAGTTTGAGGCAGCTAAGCTCCAACAGGTTGGATCTGAAGCTGTGAATGCTCTGGAGTCATGTGTTGACCAGTCAATCCAAGATAACATCAAGGCCCTACCACATCTGGTTGGAAGATTGAAAACATCTCTCGCCATCAGTGATTAA
- the LOC110633823 gene encoding shewanella-like protein phosphatase 2 has translation MEDEENNPTCRDVPSLLSSFVDIFVDFSVSGGLFLPPLDPNFRGSPNHLSTTPDGTFNLRTHYSTPDRLIAIGDLHGDLEKSKQALRLAGLIDMSNRWSGGSAMVVQIGDVLDRGGEELKILYFLEKLKREAVKSGGNLITMNGNHEIMNVEGDFRYVTKLGLEEFTNWAYWYCVGNKMKSLCVGLEKPKDIFDGIPLTFRGVKEEYFHGMRARIAALRPDGPIANKFLSKNLTVLVVGDSVFVHGGLLAEHVDYGLERMNKEVRDWITGLTQKSAPLYCKGRNGVVWLRKFSDEVAKNCDCSALEHVLATIPGVKRMIMGHTIQEAGINGVCDNRAIRIDVGMSKGCTNGLPEVLEINGNSELRVLTSNPLYQNKYKPYLDDDRKRGLGLLIPESRPKQVEVKA, from the coding sequence ATGGAAGACGAAGAAAACAACCCAACATGCAGAGACGTCCCGAGTCTCCTCTCCTCCTTTGTCGACATATTCGTCGATTTCTCTGTTAGTGGCGGCCTCTTCTTGCCCCCTCTAGACCCTAATTTCAGAGGTTCTCCAAATCACCTAAGTACAACTCCTGATGGAACCTTCAATTTGCGAACCCATTACTCCACTCCTGATCGTCTAATTGCAATCGGCGATTTACACGGTGATTTAGAGAAGTCCAAACAAGCTCTAAGGCTGGCGGGTTTGATTGATATGTCTAATAGGTGGTCTGGTGGGTCTGCCATGGTGGTTCAGATAGGTGATGTGCTTGATCGAGGTGGTGAGGAGCTGAAAATCCTCTATTTTTTGGAGAAATTAAAGAGAGAAGCAGTGAAAAGTGGAGGCAATTTGATTACTATGAATGGGAACCATGAGATTATGAATGTAGAAGGCGATTTTAGATATGTGACAAAGTTAGGGTTAGAGGAGTTCACAAATTGGGCTTATTGGTATTGCGTAGGCAACAAAATGAAGAGTCTATGTGTAGGACTGGAAAAGCCGAAGGATATCTTTGATGGGATTCCTTTAACTTTTCGAGGAGTTAAAGAAGAGTATTTTCATGGTATGAGAGCTAGAATTGCTGCATTGAGACCTGATGGCCCTATAGCCAATAAATTTTTGTCAAAGAATTTGACTGTGTTGGTTGTTGGGGATTCAGTTTTTGTTCATGGAGGATTATTAGCAGAACATGTGGACTATGGGTTGGAGAGGATGAATAAGGAGGTTAGGGATTGGATTACTGGGTTAACACAAAAATCTGCGCCACTTTATTGCAAAGGGAGGAATGGTGTTGTTTGGTTGAGGAAGTTCTCTGATGAGGTGGCTAAGAACTGTGATTGTTCAGCTCTGGAACATGTTCTTGCTACAATTCCTGGGGTGAAGAGGATGATTATGGGCCATACTATTCAGGAGGCTGGCATTAATGGGGTTTGTGACAATAGGGCAATAAGGATTGATGTGGGTATGTCAAAAGGGTGCACAAATGGGTTGCCTGAAGTTTTGGAGATCAATGGGAATTCGGAGTTGCGGGTGTTGACATCCAATCCATTGTATCAGAACAAGTACAAGCCTTATTTGGATGATGATAGGAAGCGGGGCCTTGGGTTGCTTATACCAGAAAGCAGACCAAAACAGGTGGAAGTGAAGGCTTAA